A region of the Mycoplasma capricolum subsp. capricolum ATCC 27343 genome:
TTGAAACACGTCAAATGTTACTGATATGCATTATATGTTTTTTGGAGCAATAAACTTCAACCAGGATATTTCAATGTGAAACACTTCAAAAGTAGCAAATAAATATAACCAAGATATAGGTTATGTTAACCCCAACTGAAAACCAGAACACAAACCTATATTTAAAAAACAAAAAATAAGCTGAAAAAAGATAATGATAGTTTTTCTTATAAACTTTGTCTTTTGATTTGTTTACCTTTATTTTGCTGCTTATGCCGCCTTTTCTATCGTAAAAGCAGCTTTTCTTTCTTAGCTAAGAAATAACATTTATAGAAAGGATTTTTATGATACCAATTGGAATTATATTTTTTATAATATTTGTTTTGATTTTTTTGTTCTTTTTACTTCCTCTGTATATTTGTCTTTTCATATGCTTGATTAACTAAAATTTTTCACTTTAACACACACAAAAAGGATTTTTATGGAAAAAGATTTTTTACTTTTAAAAATTTATGGTTGAATGTTTTTTAGTTTTTGACTTCTAGCTACAGGATTAATGATTAAAACTATATGATTTACAAAACCTGAAAACGCTTTTGTTTTCTCTATTT
Encoded here:
- a CDS encoding BspA family leucine-rich repeat surface protein, whose amino-acid sequence is MINKQVIKQAVYNKSCTECLEIGYFKNEQDEIQIEQFLPTTKKVPSMLPKEIISLRGVFDENLNAEIDGIQHWDTSNVRNMRGMFCFAKSFNQDISSWNTSNVTDMHYMFFGAINFNQDISMWNTSKVANKYNQDIGYVNPNWKPEHKPIFKKQKISWKKIMIVFLINFVFWFVYLYFAAYAAFSIVKAAFLS